The DNA region TGGCAGAATACCAATTAAACCCAGAAATATCGTATTAAAATTTCTTTTTTATTTTTTACCCAATGATAACTTGCAAAAGATTGTACCACGCAACAAATAACCGAAACTTTTATAAAGGGTTTTCCACAATGAGAATTATAACAATTGTTATATAACAATAGTTATATTATATTATTTTGATGAGTTGTATAACAATAGTTATATAAGTGGAGTTATATAAAATAAAAGGTGAAAAAAATGGTAAAGATACCAGAATTAACAAGAGGAATTGCCAACGATATAACTGAAACCATTGGGAATACACCACTGGTAAGGTTAAACAGAATAAGCGAAGGTTTAGATGCAGAAATTTTAGTGAAACTCGAATCATTCAACCCAATCAGCAGTGTTAAAGACAGAATTGGGGTAGCTCTAATTGAACATGGGGAAGAAATAGGAGCCATAAAACCTGATTCAGTTTTAATAGAACCTACCAGCGGGAACACCGGAATTGCCCTGGCATTTGTAGCCGCAGCACGAGGATACCGATTAATACTCACCATTCCCGACACCATGTCCATTGAAAGAAGGAAACTTCTGGCCACCTTCGGTGCGGAAATAGTCTTAACACCGGGTGCAGATGGAATGCCTGGTGCAGTAGCCAAAGCTGAAGAACTGGCCGCAGAAATACCAAACTCAGTACTACCCCAACAATTCAAAAACCCAGCAAACCCAAAAATCCACCGGGAAACCACTGCCCAGGAAATCTGGAGAGACACCGATGGAAAGGTGGACATCGTTGTGGGAGGAGTAGGTACTGGTGGAACCATCACCGGTCTCGCACAAGCTTTAAAGGAAAAGAAACCTGAAATCAAAGCAGTTGCAGTAGAACCCGCAACATCACCAGTTCTATCCACCGGAGTAAAAGGACCACATAAAATACAGGGAATTGGCGCCGGATTTGTGCCCGAAGTATACGATGCCGACCTTATTGATGAAGTTATTCCCATCAAAGACGAAGATGCCGGAGCATACCTATTAAAACTGGCCAGGGAAGAAGGAATTCTGGCAGGTATCTCCTCCGGAGCAGCCACCCGTGCAGCAGTAGAACTTGCCCAGCGCGAAGAAAACAAAGGCAAACAGATAGTGGTCATACTACCTGACACCGGTGAACGGTACCTGAGTGTGGGATGGGTTTTCGAAGAAATTTACAAAACCTATGAAGACACAATCCCCCAAATATAAATTAGAATGTCTAAAGAAAGTAGA from Methanobacterium formicicum includes:
- the cysK gene encoding cysteine synthase A; the encoded protein is MVKIPELTRGIANDITETIGNTPLVRLNRISEGLDAEILVKLESFNPISSVKDRIGVALIEHGEEIGAIKPDSVLIEPTSGNTGIALAFVAAARGYRLILTIPDTMSIERRKLLATFGAEIVLTPGADGMPGAVAKAEELAAEIPNSVLPQQFKNPANPKIHRETTAQEIWRDTDGKVDIVVGGVGTGGTITGLAQALKEKKPEIKAVAVEPATSPVLSTGVKGPHKIQGIGAGFVPEVYDADLIDEVIPIKDEDAGAYLLKLAREEGILAGISSGAATRAAVELAQREENKGKQIVVILPDTGERYLSVGWVFEEIYKTYEDTIPQI